A stretch of DNA from Yoonia sp. G8-12:
GATCATCTATGATGACGCCGAGAGGACATTTTTTGTCAGCCATGGTTCTGGTAAGAACATCAGTCGCGTGAACGGACAACTCTTGGCGAACACTTTGCCATTGACTACAGATTCCGTGATCGAGTTAAGCAAATCCACACGGGTCGTCTTTAAGCAGTTTTGCAGCCAAGACTTTGACTGGAGTGACCTCGAGCAAGGTGCTGACAAGGCTTAATCGGCGTGGAACGCGTAGCTTCAGGCCAAACACTAGGTGATCGTGAGGTGCAGGAAGACGCCCTGCAAATCATTCACCAAAGTGACTCTGCATCTGATGGAGAAATGCTGCTTTTGTTATCTGACGGCATGGGTGGTCATGCCGGCGGTGAAGTGGCCAGTAATCTCGCAATTGCAGCCTTTGCAGATCACTTTCAGAACGTGTCTGAGAACATGCGTCCCCGCGGCCGTCTGGAAGAATCTTTGCAAGCCGCCAACGCTGCCATCAAGGATCGCATCGTACGTGAGCCTGCACTGAAAGGCATGGGATGCACCCTGATTGCTGTTTTGGTTGTGGCCGGGCGCATCGTTTGGTGCAGTGTTGGTGACTCCGTCCTGTTTTTGTTGCGCAATGGACAGTTGAGACGTCTGAACGCGGATCATTCTTTTTTTGGCGAATTGCTACAGATGGTAGAGCGCGGCGAGTTGACCCACGCAGAGGCAGAAGCCCATCCGCGCAAGAATGCGCTGCGTTCAGCGATGATGGGTGATCCGCTCAAGTTAATTGATCTTCAAGTCATTGAGGCAGAACCCAACGATATGCTTATCTTGGCGTCAGATGGTCTTGAAACCCTCAGAGATGAAGAAATCGCACGCATCGCGTATGAAAAGTACAACGCGGGAACGGAAGCAGTGACGCTAGCGTTGCTGGATGCGGTGACAGATCGTGCGCGACCCAAGCAAGACAATACTTCGGTCATTGTCCTTAAAGAAGCAGGGTCTATGACCACGACAATGCTGCCTGATAGCAAATGGGCTCTCAAAAACAATGCTGCTAATTTCTGGTTGCCTGCAGCAATTGGTGGCGCAACAGTCCTTGGGTTTGCCTTGCTCGCATTCCTGCTCTTAGGTGGGGAAGACCCTGAACCTGATCCCGAACCGACGCCCCTGACTGTCATCACACCGACGGCGCCCGAAGCGCAGTCACCAGCGCCAATCCTTGATGACAACGAAACTAATGATATCATCATCGAGCAAGAAACACGTGACGATAGCGAAAGCATACTGAGGCCCGACGCACCGCTTGAAATTGATCGGCCTCTGTTGCCAGATACAACCGACGAAGACGACATTGGTCAGCCAGATGAAATATCTGTTCCGACAACGCGCCCCCGTGTACGGCCAGATGCCTTCGGTTTCGACCCAGCAGACCCGATTGCAATCGAACCGGAGAGCGAATAGCATGGCTCTAGCGCTCGCATCAGGTACCTCGATCGGGGGGTTTGAAGTTCTTGATGTGATTGGCAGGGGCGGTTTTGGCATTACTTATAAGGCCATCGAGCAGCGCAGCAGTAAGACCTACGCCATCAAGGAATACTTGCCAGACGGTATGTCAGCACGGGCACCGAATGGGTTGGTTTCTGCGCTAAAGGGGCTTGAAACCACGTATGCGCGCGGGCTTGGCGCGTTCATGACCGAAGCAAACATACTCAAGGAATTGCCACGCCGTAAAGGTCTTGTACGGGTTCGTGGAGCATTTGAAAAATTTGGCACTGCTTACTGTGTGATGGAATTTATCGAAGGCGATAGTCTCGATCGCATGTCCCGGCGGATGATTGAACGCTATAATAATATGCCAGCAGAGCTGATTACTGATTTGACACTATCAATGTGTTGGGCACTTGACGCACTGCATACGGAAAATCTAATCCACCGCGACGTAAAGCCTGCCAATATCATGTTGCGGCGCAACGGTGAGCCGGTCTTGATCGACTTCGGTGCGGCACGGCGTCTATCGCGGCGCGGCACAAAGGAAACAATCTTTACTCGCAAATACGCGGCAATCGAACAATTTCCGCCAG
This window harbors:
- a CDS encoding serine/threonine protein kinase; this translates as MALALASGTSIGGFEVLDVIGRGGFGITYKAIEQRSSKTYAIKEYLPDGMSARAPNGLVSALKGLETTYARGLGAFMTEANILKELPRRKGLVRVRGAFEKFGTAYCVMEFIEGDSLDRMSRRMIERYNNMPAELITDLTLSMCWALDALHTENLIHRDVKPANIMLRRNGEPVLIDFGAARRLSRRGTKETIFTRKYAAIEQFPPEMSGFGRNFEEGPWSDIYSLSVVLYELIAKTSPPDATVRAAALLEGQQDPYVPLERVVQNQNTAGIYPPSLLATIDAGCALMPKERIRGATELAEQIAPGWWNKNQNEVDDAHTTMTDSTEIGSPRGASLGWIVWLGILAVCATVLLFWAYQTFFYEEVF
- a CDS encoding PP2C family protein-serine/threonine phosphatase; translation: MERVASGQTLGDREVQEDALQIIHQSDSASDGEMLLLLSDGMGGHAGGEVASNLAIAAFADHFQNVSENMRPRGRLEESLQAANAAIKDRIVREPALKGMGCTLIAVLVVAGRIVWCSVGDSVLFLLRNGQLRRLNADHSFFGELLQMVERGELTHAEAEAHPRKNALRSAMMGDPLKLIDLQVIEAEPNDMLILASDGLETLRDEEIARIAYEKYNAGTEAVTLALLDAVTDRARPKQDNTSVIVLKEAGSMTTTMLPDSKWALKNNAANFWLPAAIGGATVLGFALLAFLLLGGEDPEPDPEPTPLTVITPTAPEAQSPAPILDDNETNDIIIEQETRDDSESILRPDAPLEIDRPLLPDTTDEDDIGQPDEISVPTTRPRVRPDAFGFDPADPIAIEPESE